In the genome of Deinococcus psychrotolerans, one region contains:
- a CDS encoding nucleoside/nucleotide kinase family protein, which translates to MDTLHPHFDDASGSPIPSAASSAAPSPAQPRTTADLIALARALLESGERRILGITGAPGAGKSTVCAAIASALGDQVTVVGMDGFHLANSELIRLGRRERKGAPDTFDADGYAALLERLRHQMEEVIYAPTFERSIEESIGSALPVLASTPLILTEGNYLLLEVGAWSRVRSQLDAVWFLEPPEELRLSRLIARHVAFGKAPDAAEAWVERVDQNNAALINAGRSRAELIVQLVD; encoded by the coding sequence ATGGACACCCTTCATCCCCATTTTGACGATGCTTCCGGCTCCCCCATACCATCAGCCGCCTCGTCAGCCGCTCCATCACCCGCACAGCCGCGCACCACCGCCGACTTGATCGCTCTGGCCCGTGCCCTGCTCGAATCTGGTGAGCGGCGCATCCTCGGCATCACCGGAGCGCCCGGCGCAGGCAAGTCCACCGTTTGCGCGGCCATTGCCAGCGCTCTGGGCGATCAGGTGACGGTGGTCGGCATGGACGGCTTCCACCTCGCCAACAGCGAACTGATTCGGCTGGGCCGCCGGGAGCGCAAGGGTGCGCCGGATACCTTCGACGCGGACGGCTACGCGGCGCTGCTGGAGCGGCTGCGGCACCAGATGGAGGAAGTCATCTACGCACCGACCTTCGAGCGCAGCATCGAAGAATCCATCGGCAGCGCCTTGCCCGTCCTCGCCTCAACCCCGCTCATTCTCACCGAGGGCAACTATTTACTGCTGGAAGTGGGCGCGTGGAGCCGGGTCAGATCCCAACTCGACGCCGTGTGGTTTTTGGAACCGCCCGAAGAGCTGCGCCTCTCGCGGCTGATCGCCCGCCATGTGGCGTTCGGCAAAGCTCCCGACGCCGCCGAAGCGTGGGTGGAGCGGGTGGATCAAAACAATGCCGCCCTGATCAACGCGGGCCGCTCACGCGCCGAACTCATCGTGCAGTTGGTGGACTGA
- a CDS encoding glycoside hydrolase family 125 protein: protein MTFERCFPNSLETTLQPQTDGKIFVVTGDIPAIWRLNHGRDRHPS, encoded by the coding sequence TTGACGTTTGAACGCTGCTTTCCCAACAGCCTAGAAACCACCCTACAACCTCAGACGGATGGCAAAATCTTCGTGGTGACGGGCGATATTCCGGCCATATGGCGGCTTAATCACGGGCGTGATCGCCACCCAAGCTGA
- a CDS encoding mannitol dehydrogenase family protein, whose product MVKLNLSALPNLASTVAVPGYEPARLTSGIVHFGVGGFHRSHEAMYLDRLLNAGGSTEWAICGVGVLPFDAKMRDVFADQDNLYTLVTKSPDGQQEARVIGAINQFLFAPDSPQAVIDKLADPNTKIVSLTVTEGGYSVNDATGQFDPSGAAIQHDLAAGAVPTTVFGYITEGLRLRRERGVAPFTVMSCDNMQGNGHVAQLAFTSFARLKDPDLGEWIAQNVAFPNSMVDRITPATTDESRREVADEYGIEDGWPVIAESFTQWVLEDHFTLGRPAFETVGVQVVSDVEPYELMKLRLLNASHQAMSYLGLLAGYTYVHEVCQQPRFTGFLLDYMKTEGVPTLRPVPGVDLDEYSHELISRFASPAIQDTLARLIFDASERIPKFLLPVVREQLAGSGDIDHAALVVASWAAYVEAVRDGQFPALQDVRAEMLTAAVSREAEEPAAFLQLKEVFGDLGQNGRFKSAYLAARQDLQENGPLAAMDKLKESRSRLKARMESVGNE is encoded by the coding sequence ATGGTTAAACTCAACTTATCCGCGCTGCCCAACCTCGCTTCAACTGTGGCGGTTCCCGGCTACGAACCGGCCCGGCTCACTTCCGGCATCGTGCATTTCGGCGTGGGCGGCTTTCACCGCTCGCACGAAGCCATGTACCTCGACCGCCTCCTGAATGCCGGCGGCAGTACCGAGTGGGCCATCTGCGGCGTGGGCGTGCTGCCGTTCGACGCCAAGATGCGTGACGTTTTTGCTGATCAAGACAACCTGTATACCCTCGTCACCAAGTCCCCAGACGGTCAGCAAGAAGCCCGCGTGATCGGGGCGATCAACCAGTTTTTGTTCGCGCCCGATTCGCCGCAAGCCGTAATCGACAAATTGGCCGACCCCAACACCAAAATCGTTTCGCTGACGGTCACTGAGGGCGGCTACAGCGTCAACGACGCCACCGGCCAGTTTGATCCCTCCGGCGCGGCCATTCAGCACGACCTCGCAGCAGGCGCGGTGCCGACCACCGTGTTCGGCTACATTACCGAAGGGCTGCGGCTGCGGCGTGAGCGCGGTGTCGCGCCGTTCACGGTGATGTCATGCGACAACATGCAGGGCAACGGCCACGTCGCGCAGCTCGCCTTCACTTCGTTCGCCCGACTCAAAGACCCGGATTTGGGCGAGTGGATTGCCCAGAATGTGGCCTTCCCCAATTCGATGGTCGACCGCATCACCCCCGCGACCACCGATGAGAGCCGCCGCGAAGTGGCCGACGAGTACGGCATAGAAGACGGCTGGCCGGTGATCGCCGAGTCGTTTACCCAGTGGGTTCTGGAAGATCACTTCACCTTGGGCCGCCCCGCTTTTGAGACGGTGGGTGTGCAGGTGGTCAGCGACGTGGAGCCGTACGAGCTGATGAAACTGCGGCTGCTCAACGCCTCGCATCAGGCCATGAGTTACCTCGGCTTGCTGGCGGGCTACACCTACGTGCATGAAGTTTGCCAGCAGCCGCGCTTCACCGGGTTCTTGCTGGATTACATGAAAACAGAAGGCGTGCCCACCTTGCGGCCCGTGCCGGGAGTCGATCTGGACGAGTACAGCCACGAGCTGATCTCCCGCTTTGCCAGCCCCGCCATTCAGGACACCCTGGCCCGCCTGATTTTTGACGCCTCCGAGCGCATTCCCAAGTTTTTGCTGCCGGTGGTACGCGAGCAACTTGCGGGAAGCGGCGACATTGACCACGCCGCGCTGGTGGTGGCGTCGTGGGCGGCTTACGTGGAGGCCGTGCGTGACGGCCAGTTTCCGGCTCTGCAAGATGTCCGCGCCGAGATGCTGACGGCAGCAGTCAGCCGCGAAGCCGAGGAGCCCGCCGCCTTCCTGCAACTCAAAGAAGTCTTTGGCGACCTCGGCCAAAACGGGCGCTTCAAGTCGGCTTATCTGGCGGCCCGCCAGGACTTGCAAGAAAACGGCCCGCTGGCGGCGATGGACAAACTCAAAGAAAGCCGCAGCCGCCTCAAAGCGCGGATGGAATCGGTTGGCAATGAGTAG
- a CDS encoding SDR family NAD(P)-dependent oxidoreductase, which produces MTKAPESSNILDLFKLDGKTALVTGAAQGIGFEIAKALGEAGAKVTIADMNPAVGEAAASSIGAAFEPLNVTDPAAVRTLAQKLDALDILVNNAGIVRNVPSEDISNADWEVVMSVNVNGVFWCCREFGKKMLDARKGSIISTSSMSGMISNHPQPQSGYNASKAAVIHLTRSLAGEWAGRGVRVNSVAPGYTATPMTILGLETPEWRETWLKETPMGRLAEPREIAPAVVYLASDASSFVTGHTLVVDGGYTVW; this is translated from the coding sequence ATGACCAAAGCCCCCGAATCATCCAACATCCTTGACCTCTTTAAGCTCGACGGCAAAACCGCCCTGGTGACTGGCGCGGCGCAGGGCATCGGCTTTGAGATTGCCAAAGCGCTGGGCGAAGCTGGAGCCAAAGTCACCATTGCCGATATGAATCCGGCGGTGGGTGAAGCGGCGGCCAGCAGCATCGGCGCGGCATTCGAGCCGCTCAATGTGACAGACCCCGCCGCTGTGCGGACGCTGGCGCAGAAGCTGGACGCGCTGGACATCTTGGTCAACAACGCCGGAATCGTCCGCAACGTGCCGTCCGAGGACATCTCCAACGCCGACTGGGAAGTGGTGATGTCGGTCAACGTCAACGGGGTGTTCTGGTGCTGCCGCGAGTTCGGCAAGAAGATGCTGGACGCCAGAAAAGGGAGCATCATCAGCACGTCGAGCATGAGCGGCATGATTTCCAACCACCCGCAGCCGCAGTCGGGCTACAACGCTTCCAAAGCGGCGGTCATTCACCTGACCCGCTCGCTGGCCGGTGAGTGGGCGGGTCGCGGCGTGCGGGTCAACTCGGTGGCTCCGGGCTATACGGCCACGCCGATGACCATTCTGGGTTTAGAAACTCCCGAATGGCGTGAAACGTGGCTCAAAGAAACCCCGATGGGCCGCCTCGCCGAGCCGCGTGAAATCGCTCCGGCGGTGGTGTATCTGGCTTCCGACGCTTCCAGCTTCGTGACTGGGCATACCTTGGTGGTGGACGGCGGCTACACCGTCTGGTGA
- a CDS encoding alpha-N-arabinofuranosidase: MTNRATATVFLNTERRIGEISPLIFGGLAEHMGRCIYEGIYDPASPLADKRGFRSDVLKALKDINYRILRYPGGNFVSGHRWQDGTGPRSERPRRRDLAWRSVETNQFGLHEFMEFAQELGALPMWAVNLGTGSIQDAADLVEYLNLPVGTSFSDLRAKNGQKKPYGVQYFCLGNEMDGPWQLGHLDAVGYADKAREAAKLMKLMDPEIKLVACGSSNTDIATYPEWDRTVLERMGDEIEYFSMHAYAGNRTDDTDSFLASSLHFEDHANTIAAAIRIAKAKNRSKHDVYLSWDEWNVWYKTEGDDGNWQEAPHLIEEVFNLEDALVVAQWLSTFLRKADIIKIACIAQIVNVIAPIMTKEDALFKQTTFYPLMLFSNHAAGHSLDLLVQAPVHDTKMYGGAAQLDASASFDPETGRGALFLVNRSQTQSLDVTLKWEDVAPEGFTQGWQMSGHDPKAHNSFEQPDEVTAHEIELPALEGPQTTLSLPPLSFTVLLSRHAPA; encoded by the coding sequence TTGACCAACCGTGCTACCGCCACCGTTTTCCTCAATACCGAGCGCCGCATTGGCGAGATTTCTCCGCTGATTTTTGGGGGCCTCGCCGAACACATGGGCCGCTGCATCTACGAAGGCATTTACGACCCGGCCTCACCGTTGGCCGACAAACGCGGTTTTCGGAGCGACGTTTTGAAGGCGCTCAAGGACATCAATTACCGGATTTTGCGCTATCCGGGTGGCAATTTTGTTTCGGGCCACCGCTGGCAAGACGGCACCGGGCCGCGTTCCGAAAGGCCGCGCCGCCGCGACCTGGCCTGGCGCTCGGTAGAAACCAACCAGTTTGGCCTGCACGAATTCATGGAATTTGCACAGGAACTCGGTGCGCTGCCGATGTGGGCGGTCAACCTCGGCACCGGCAGTATTCAGGACGCTGCCGACTTGGTGGAATACCTGAATTTGCCGGTAGGAACGAGTTTCAGCGACTTGCGTGCAAAGAACGGCCAAAAGAAACCGTACGGCGTCCAGTATTTCTGCCTCGGCAACGAGATGGACGGCCCTTGGCAGCTCGGTCACCTGGACGCGGTGGGCTACGCCGACAAAGCCCGTGAAGCGGCCAAGCTGATGAAGTTGATGGATCCTGAGATCAAATTGGTCGCCTGCGGCTCATCTAACACCGATATAGCGACTTATCCCGAATGGGACAGGACTGTGCTGGAGCGGATGGGCGATGAGATCGAGTATTTTTCGATGCATGCTTATGCGGGCAACCGCACAGATGATACCGATTCGTTTCTGGCCAGCAGTCTGCACTTTGAAGACCACGCCAACACCATTGCGGCGGCCATTCGCATCGCCAAAGCCAAGAACCGTTCCAAACACGATGTTTATCTTTCTTGGGACGAGTGGAATGTTTGGTACAAGACCGAGGGCGATGACGGCAACTGGCAAGAAGCGCCGCACCTGATCGAAGAAGTGTTCAACTTGGAAGACGCTTTGGTGGTGGCGCAGTGGCTCAGCACCTTTTTGCGTAAGGCCGACATCATTAAAATTGCCTGTATCGCTCAAATCGTCAATGTGATCGCGCCGATCATGACCAAAGAAGACGCCCTGTTCAAACAAACCACCTTCTATCCGCTGATGCTGTTTAGCAATCACGCGGCGGGACACTCGCTCGACTTGCTGGTGCAGGCTCCTGTCCACGACACCAAAATGTACGGCGGCGCGGCGCAACTCGATGCTTCGGCCAGCTTCGATCCCGAAACGGGTCGGGGAGCGCTGTTTTTGGTCAACCGCTCGCAGACCCAGAGCCTCGACGTGACGCTCAAATGGGAAGATGTGGCTCCTGAGGGCTTCACGCAAGGCTGGCAGATGAGCGGACACGATCCCAAAGCGCACAACAGCTTTGAACAGCCTGACGAGGTGACGGCCCACGAAATCGAATTGCCCGCGCTGGAAGGCCCACAAACCACGCTGAGCTTGCCGCCGCTGTCGTTCACGGTACTGCTTTCGCGTCACGCGCCCGCTTGA
- a CDS encoding glycoside hydrolase family 125 protein, whose amino-acid sequence MIATQAEQLLADPYANSFNAVPSSAGHAADQPQQHPLVWERKFELDSLCYPSGWLMAPSV is encoded by the coding sequence GTGATCGCCACCCAAGCTGAGCAACTGCTGGCCGATCCTTACGCCAATTCGTTTAATGCTGTACCCAGCAGCGCGGGCCACGCAGCAGATCAACCGCAGCAGCACCCGCTGGTATGGGAGCGCAAGTTTGAACTCGACTCGCTGTGCTACCCATCCGGCTGGCTTATGGCTCCTAGCGTGTGA
- a CDS encoding FGGY-family carbohydrate kinase — MTQLKQAPDQPLANLLLGIDVGTYSSKGVLTDLAGNVLKSHVIAHGVSFPQTGYAEQDADAVWWSDVSQIIKTLLSGDYSGDDVAGVALSAIGPCLLPLDESGKPLRPGILYGVDTRAHAEIDLLNAEIGEDVIFEHSLMALTSQAVGSKIRWLRDHEPEVWAKTATLTTASSYLAFRLTGKHVMNRHEASHYMPLYDPPTRNWTGKYAAPVLGDKGLEVLPQVGWSDELAGHVTEEAAALTGLKVGTPVAVGAVDALSEAISVGVVQPGDLMVMYGSTTFFILVEETPAPDPRVWTVGGAFAGQFNLAAGMSTTGSLTRWFADELSRDLSEKDAYDELFAAAEGVPAGANGLLMLPYFSGERTPLNNPHARGVVAGLSLSSTREDMFRAVLEGVGYGIRHNIETFREMGTQVRRIVAVGGGAKTPTWLQIVSDIVGAAQEVPALTIGASYGNAFLAGLVSGRLHRDDLKTWVKADRLIQPDQSKRALYDKNFELFKQLYTQTKEIVHQLS, encoded by the coding sequence GTGACCCAGCTTAAACAAGCCCCAGATCAGCCGCTGGCCAACTTGCTGCTGGGCATAGACGTCGGCACCTACAGCTCCAAAGGCGTGCTGACCGATCTGGCCGGAAACGTGCTGAAATCCCATGTGATCGCGCACGGGGTCAGCTTTCCTCAGACCGGCTACGCCGAGCAGGACGCCGACGCGGTGTGGTGGAGCGACGTTTCGCAGATCATCAAGACTCTGCTGAGCGGCGACTACAGCGGCGACGACGTGGCGGGCGTGGCGCTGAGCGCGATTGGGCCGTGCTTGTTGCCGCTCGACGAATCGGGTAAGCCGCTGCGCCCCGGCATTTTGTACGGGGTGGACACCCGCGCCCACGCTGAGATTGACCTGCTCAACGCCGAAATTGGCGAGGACGTCATTTTTGAGCACAGCCTCATGGCGCTGACCAGTCAGGCGGTGGGTTCCAAAATCCGCTGGCTGCGCGACCATGAGCCCGAAGTCTGGGCCAAGACCGCCACGCTGACCACCGCCAGCAGCTATCTGGCCTTCCGGCTGACTGGCAAGCACGTCATGAACCGCCACGAAGCCAGCCATTACATGCCGCTCTACGACCCGCCAACCCGCAACTGGACGGGCAAATACGCCGCGCCCGTGCTGGGCGACAAGGGCTTGGAAGTCTTGCCGCAAGTCGGTTGGAGTGACGAACTCGCCGGACACGTCACCGAGGAAGCCGCTGCACTGACTGGCCTCAAAGTCGGCACGCCGGTGGCGGTAGGTGCGGTGGACGCGCTGAGCGAAGCGATCAGCGTGGGCGTGGTGCAGCCCGGCGACTTGATGGTGATGTACGGCTCCACGACTTTCTTTATCTTGGTGGAAGAAACCCCCGCACCCGATCCCCGCGTTTGGACGGTGGGCGGCGCGTTCGCCGGGCAGTTCAACCTGGCGGCGGGCATGTCCACCACCGGCAGCCTGACCCGCTGGTTTGCCGACGAACTCAGCCGCGACCTTTCCGAAAAAGACGCCTACGATGAATTGTTCGCCGCTGCCGAGGGGGTTCCGGCGGGCGCAAATGGACTCTTGATGCTGCCGTACTTCAGCGGGGAGCGCACTCCACTCAACAACCCGCACGCACGCGGCGTGGTGGCGGGCCTGAGTTTGTCGTCCACCCGCGAGGACATGTTCAGGGCGGTGCTGGAAGGAGTGGGCTACGGCATTCGTCACAACATCGAAACCTTCCGCGAAATGGGCACGCAGGTGCGGCGCATCGTGGCGGTGGGCGGCGGAGCCAAAACCCCGACGTGGCTGCAAATCGTCAGCGACATCGTGGGAGCCGCTCAGGAAGTTCCAGCGCTGACCATCGGCGCGAGCTACGGCAATGCCTTTTTGGCGGGATTAGTGTCGGGCAGGCTGCACCGCGACGATCTCAAAACTTGGGTCAAGGCGGATCGTCTGATTCAACCGGATCAGTCCAAACGCGCCCTCTACGATAAGAATTTTGAGCTGTTCAAGCAGCTTTATACCCAGACCAAGGAGATCGTGCATCAATTGAGCTGA
- a CDS encoding NAD(P)-dependent alcohol dehydrogenase, whose product MTQTAEPKSSKTSVLNTVRELAWETREVPAPGPGDVRVKVQRIGVCGSDVHYYTHGRIGNFIVESPLVLGHEVSGTVEAVGENVKRLKVGDRVALEPGVPCRKCSYCKTGHYNLCPEMHFMATPPVDGALSEWVVWPEDFAFKIPDNMSLDAAALIEPLAVGVWAARRGGVKMGDSVAVIGAGPIGCTSLQAAKAAGATTLIAVDLEDFRLEMARKVGATHTINARTEDPVQRIREITAEISGLPISHGGVDVAFETAGSVPTCRMSLEAPRPGGVTVLVGLPPVSEVSLDIVSAASRETDIRGIFRYANCYPAAIELVASGAVDLDMLITQRFTFDQTPEAFVFADTERAKSMKVMIEMGGE is encoded by the coding sequence ATGACCCAAACCGCAGAACCCAAATCATCCAAAACCAGCGTGCTGAACACCGTGCGCGAACTGGCGTGGGAGACCCGCGAAGTTCCGGCCCCCGGCCCAGGCGACGTACGCGTCAAGGTGCAGCGCATCGGCGTGTGCGGCAGCGACGTGCATTACTACACGCACGGACGTATCGGCAACTTCATCGTGGAGTCGCCGCTGGTGCTGGGCCACGAAGTCAGCGGCACGGTGGAGGCGGTAGGAGAGAATGTCAAGCGCCTCAAGGTGGGCGATAGGGTGGCGTTGGAACCCGGCGTGCCCTGCCGCAAATGCTCGTACTGCAAAACCGGGCATTACAACCTCTGCCCCGAGATGCACTTCATGGCGACCCCGCCGGTAGACGGAGCGCTCTCGGAATGGGTGGTCTGGCCCGAGGACTTTGCCTTCAAGATTCCTGACAACATGAGCTTGGACGCAGCCGCTTTGATCGAACCGCTGGCAGTGGGCGTCTGGGCAGCGCGGCGCGGCGGCGTCAAAATGGGCGACAGCGTGGCAGTCATCGGCGCGGGGCCAATCGGCTGCACCAGTTTGCAGGCTGCCAAAGCCGCAGGCGCAACCACCCTGATCGCGGTGGACTTGGAAGATTTCCGGCTGGAGATGGCCCGCAAAGTCGGAGCCACCCACACCATCAACGCCCGCACCGAAGACCCCGTGCAGCGTATCCGCGAGATTACGGCAGAGATCAGTGGCCTACCGATTTCGCACGGCGGGGTGGACGTGGCCTTCGAGACGGCGGGCAGCGTGCCGACTTGCCGCATGAGTCTGGAAGCCCCGCGTCCGGGCGGCGTGACGGTGCTGGTGGGCCTGCCGCCTGTATCGGAAGTCAGCCTCGACATCGTCAGCGCGGCCAGCCGTGAAACCGACATTCGCGGCATCTTCCGCTATGCCAACTGCTATCCGGCGGCGATTGAATTGGTGGCGTCCGGCGCGGTTGACTTGGATATGCTGATTACTCAGCGCTTCACCTTTGACCAGACTCCCGAAGCGTTCGTGTTTGCCGACACCGAGCGGGCCAAGAGCATGAAAGTGATGATCGAGATGGGTGGGGAGTGA
- a CDS encoding aldose epimerase family protein produces MTSQKTQPPAWQQTIWGQLASTQPVSLYSLQNEFMQVWISNYGGRLVRVRIPDRQGHWGDVVLGHEELRPYLNHPQATYYGALIGRFANRIKAGQFELDTQPHQIATNDDPNALHGGPNGFHTQIWTAEIRGHRLQLSHISPDGAEGFPGQLRVSATYTLSGHTLHLEWRAETDKATVLNLTHHPFWSLTGGAGDVLDHELSVNADQFTPVSADAIPTGKLANVASTAFDFRSLRRIGERIEQADPQLEFVGGYDHNFVLNGEAGSLRHAAALHDPSSGRRLEVRTTEPGLQVYSGNFTDGSFVGFGNQPYGKRSSVCLEPQHFPDSPNQPSFPSTVLRPGEVFESVTEYQFSAE; encoded by the coding sequence GTGACCAGCCAAAAGACTCAGCCGCCAGCTTGGCAACAAACCATTTGGGGCCAGCTTGCCAGCACTCAGCCCGTTTCCCTCTACAGCCTGCAAAACGAGTTCATGCAGGTGTGGATCAGCAATTACGGCGGACGCTTGGTGAGGGTGCGAATTCCTGACCGACAAGGCCATTGGGGCGACGTGGTCTTGGGCCATGAGGAGTTGAGGCCATACCTCAACCACCCGCAGGCCACCTACTACGGAGCGCTGATCGGGCGCTTCGCCAACCGCATTAAGGCGGGGCAGTTTGAGTTGGACACTCAGCCCCACCAAATCGCCACCAACGACGACCCTAACGCCCTGCACGGCGGCCCCAACGGATTCCATACCCAAATCTGGACAGCCGAGATCAGAGGCCACCGCTTACAGTTGAGCCATATCAGTCCGGACGGCGCGGAAGGCTTTCCCGGCCAGCTCAGGGTCAGCGCAACTTATACCCTCAGCGGCCACACCCTGCACTTGGAGTGGCGGGCCGAGACGGACAAAGCCACCGTCCTCAACCTGACCCACCACCCGTTTTGGAGCTTGACCGGCGGCGCAGGCGACGTGCTCGACCACGAATTGAGTGTCAACGCCGATCAGTTCACGCCCGTGAGCGCCGACGCCATTCCGACAGGCAAGTTGGCGAACGTGGCCAGCACGGCGTTTGACTTCCGCAGCCTGCGCCGAATCGGTGAGCGCATTGAGCAGGCCGATCCTCAGCTTGAGTTCGTGGGCGGCTACGATCACAATTTCGTGCTGAACGGAGAAGCTGGAAGTTTGCGACATGCAGCTGCATTGCACGACCCAAGCAGCGGCAGAAGACTAGAGGTGCGAACCACCGAACCCGGCCTGCAAGTCTATTCCGGCAACTTCACCGACGGCTCGTTCGTGGGCTTTGGCAACCAGCCTTACGGGAAGCGCTCCTCGGTTTGTTTGGAGCCCCAGCATTTTCCCGATTCGCCCAACCAACCGAGCTTTCCGAGTACAGTGCTGCGGCCCGGTGAAGTGTTCGAGTCGGTCACGGAGTACCAGTTCTCGGCAGAATAA
- a CDS encoding glycerophosphodiester phosphodiesterase, protein MRFLLAGLLLLSACAARPSAAKPNPYITSPAWILAHQGGEDLWPSNTLLAFDNAAKLGIQMLDTDMHATQDGALVLSHDETVDRLTDGHGKIRELSLAQLKSFDAGYRFTADGGQTYPFRGQGLSIPTLDEALSAHPELPWTIEIKQDTPSIAAPFCAALRQHGVTGKVMVASFSDKAMQDFRAECPEVATSMTESELRPLVLLSKIGLANLAGAPGQAAQVPVRSGGLEVVTPSFVRQMHGRGVAVHVWTINDPAEMRRLLSMGVDGIDTDRPDLLRAVLAETKVP, encoded by the coding sequence ATGCGTTTTTTGCTGGCTGGATTATTGCTGCTTTCGGCGTGTGCGGCCCGTCCCAGCGCCGCCAAACCCAATCCGTACATCACATCTCCGGCGTGGATTTTGGCCCACCAGGGCGGTGAAGACTTGTGGCCCAGCAACACCCTGTTGGCTTTTGACAACGCTGCCAAACTGGGCATTCAAATGCTGGACACCGATATGCACGCCACCCAAGACGGCGCGTTGGTGCTGTCACACGACGAAACGGTAGACCGGCTGACCGATGGACACGGCAAAATCCGTGAACTGAGCCTGGCCCAGCTCAAGAGCTTCGACGCTGGCTACCGCTTTACCGCAGACGGCGGCCAGACCTATCCGTTTCGGGGGCAGGGGCTGAGCATTCCCACGCTCGATGAAGCGCTTTCGGCCCATCCCGAATTGCCGTGGACGATTGAAATCAAGCAGGACACGCCCAGCATCGCGGCTCCCTTTTGTGCAGCGCTGCGCCAACACGGCGTGACTGGTAAGGTGATGGTGGCCAGTTTCAGCGACAAAGCCATGCAGGACTTCCGCGCCGAGTGCCCTGAAGTGGCCACCAGCATGACCGAGAGCGAACTCCGCCCGCTGGTGCTGCTGAGTAAAATTGGGCTGGCGAACTTGGCGGGAGCGCCGGGTCAGGCCGCCCAAGTGCCGGTGCGCTCCGGCGGCCTAGAAGTGGTGACGCCCAGCTTTGTGCGCCAGATGCACGGGCGCGGCGTGGCGGTGCATGTGTGGACGATCAACGATCCGGCTGAGATGCGCCGCCTGCTGTCAATGGGCGTTGACGGCATCGACACCGATAGGCCGGACTTGCTCAGGGCTGTGCTGGCCGAAACGAAAGTGCCGTGA
- a CDS encoding ArsR/SmtB family transcription factor, which translates to MDSQLSPTLLDDDLCEVNCVHPEAVQAARAALPDTGQVGEASALLKVVADPTRLRLLSALKTCELCVCDLAAVIGLSESAVSHQLRLLRAHRLVTFRKEGRVAYYRLLDQHVSGLIVSALDHVRE; encoded by the coding sequence ATGGATTCTCAACTCTCCCCCACTCTGCTGGATGATGACCTGTGCGAGGTCAATTGCGTTCATCCTGAAGCGGTGCAGGCCGCCCGCGCCGCGCTGCCGGATACTGGGCAGGTCGGTGAGGCCAGCGCCCTCCTCAAAGTGGTGGCCGACCCGACCCGCTTGCGGCTGCTCAGCGCCCTAAAAACTTGTGAGCTGTGCGTCTGTGACCTCGCGGCGGTCATCGGCCTGAGCGAGAGCGCGGTGAGCCACCAGTTGCGGCTGCTCAGGGCGCACCGGCTGGTGACCTTCCGTAAAGAAGGGCGGGTGGCCTACTACCGCCTACTCGATCAGCACGTCAGCGGTTTAATCGTCAGCGCTCTGGATCACGTCCGCGAGTAG